The nucleotide window ttttatatactatttttatatattatatgttttttacatatttatgaaataataaacatatattgaataatttaaaagtcagtaattattacatatataattaaattggtatgaatacataaataaatttaattaatccaaacaatcttttttctattttatatggtatataattaaatataaatgacattaacatatatatatatatattgtatttttaatatttatatatactaagTGATGCTTTCTACTCATAAAGGTTCttgatcatttgtatatttttataacacaaACTTAAATCACTTATAGTAAACTTTTCATCGTgtgattaatatatagttttagtaattttaaatttttaaaaattcatggctaagtttaaaatttaaatatttatcaatatTTATTCAAAGCTTCTtcaaagaaaaatttaaaatttaaatatttatgtattttatatggtatatggtatatcttttacatttaatattttattaaatgagacttcttacttatatgatttGTAAACATTTGTATCTTAtcataaaaaaaagagttaaacaATGGATCACAAAAGTTTGAatatgaaacttttaacagttttagtaatttatagtcgtttaaaaaaaatctaaatatagcatatagagaaaaaatctaaaattttattatatggctgatgtagttgtttaatttagtttattaatttaaaattaaaaaatatgatagagaatatattaacttttttatcaaatctttattattcaaaatcattaattttcatatatattgtagCCAAATTAGacaattttgtaatttttatttaagaaaataatgaaaactcattaataatgaatttatgtttagtttaataaaaaaacttgttatatatttagatgaaccaacttatttttctaaggattctaagattctttgtggtgatgacacatggttacataaaatgttgtaatgcttctattttaatgtataggagaTTTTATAGATTCATTCAGTTATTtcatttaagattttaaaagtaaaaatttaaTTCCTTTTTCGGAATTTATGAGAATTTTATCCAAACCGGAAACTGGGACGGTTTTGAGGGAGCTTTACATCAAATCAAACCGGAaccgggtttaaaaacatttggCAAAAACCCTCAGCTCTCCAAACTTCAGTGAGAGTGAGAAACAACCACCATGGCGGCTACGACGATGACGACGACTCTTGGCTTTGTTTTGCCGACGAGTTTATCCCCCCGTCGCGGTGGATTCAGAGTTTCGGTCATCCGATGCTCCGCTTCTCCTCTCACTACATCCACCGGCTCTGCCGCCTCTGGTAACTTCCTCTTTTCATTTCTCTCAATTCGTCGCGAGTTTCGTTGCTTCAAAGCTTTTTTTGAATAAAGGATAAAGCTTTCGAATCTCCCAAGCATCAAAATGATGTAAAGTCTTTACCTTTGTCGTTAGGTGTAGTGGAGAAACCGTGGAGTACATACGACGCTAGGCTTGTGTTAGAAGACGGTTCTATATGGCCTGCCAAGTCCTTTGGTGCTCCTGGAACCCGTGTTGCTGAACTGGTCTTTAACACATCCTTGACAGGGTGAGCTTACTGTGTTTTAATTGAATACGAGATTAATGCCCTTTTGACCGGAGTTTGATTGGTTGTGTGTTTGTCCTTTGGAAGGTATCAAGAGATTCTGACTGATCCTAGTTATGCTGGGCAGTTTGTGCTAATGACAAACCCACAAATTGGTAACACCGGTGTGAACCTCGGTAAGTAGGAAAAGTCTGAAGCTTTGAAAGTTTTAAGTTTCTTATACCACACACTGATCTTCTTATTACATTTGTTGTAGATGATGAAGAATCTGAACAATGCTTCCTTGCTGGCTTGGTGATTAGAAGTCTAAGCATCAGGTAATGTCGTTAGTCTTTCCTCTATCCtccatttttgaattttctaacCTTTTAACCTCAAATGTTTTCAGTACCTCGAATTGGAGATGCACTAAAACACTTGCTGACTATCTAACGGAGAGGAACCTCATGGGAATCTGTAAGTTTCTTGTGGCCACGCTGCTATTTTAGAGTCCTCATGTTATACAAGTTGGTTTGTTTCATAATATCAGATGATCTTGACACTCGAGCAATAACTCGTCGATTAAGAGAAGAAGGCAGTCTTAACGGTGTGCTTAGCACAGAACAATCCAAAACAGACGAAGAGCTTCTGCACATGTCCCGTTCTTGGGATATCGTAGGTCAGACTTTtccctgtttttttttatttgttttattataagaTATTGAACTCCTTCTTGTCTACTTGGTGGAGTCTTGTAGGTATTGATCTGATAAGTGATGTCTCCTGCAAATCTCCCTACGAGTGGGTCGACAAAACAGACCCTGAATGGGATTTTAATACTAATACACGCGATGGGAAGCCCTACAGAGTGAGTGTCACTTCTCCTCTAGCTCTTCTTCTCTTATGGATACTATATGCACCAACtccttactctctctctctttaggtTATTGCGTACGATTTTGGCATCAAGCATAACATCCTAAGACGCCTGTCCTCTTACGGATGTCAAATCACCGTTGTTCCGTCGACATTTCCAGCTTCCGAGGCTCTTAAAATGAATCCAGACGGGATTTTGTTCAGCAACGGACCTGGAGACCCTTCTGCTGTTCCGTATGCTGTGGAGACGGTCAAAGAGCTTCTCGGTAAAGTTCCTGTTTACGGTATCTGTATGGGTCATCAGTTGCTGGGACAGGCTTTGGGTGGTAAAACCTTCAAGATGAAGTTTGGTCATCATGGAGGCAACCACCCGGTTCGTAATAACAGAACTGGCCAGGTGGAGATCAGTGCTCAGGTAATATTTACTAATACCCAACTTCAAAATGTTGAACTGaaatttttaactttaaaaacttTCAGAACTTAAAAGTTTAGCATTCATTATTCAGATGCTGCTAGGAACATTGTTACAAGTTTGACTAAACATTGTCTTTGTTTTGTCTTGGCAGAACCACAACTATGCGGTTGACCCGGCTTCACTCCCCGGAGGGGTAGAAGTGACGCATGTCAATCTCAATGATGGAAGCTGTGCGGGTCTATCTTTCCCGGCTATGAATGTCATGTCTCTCCAGTACCACCCTGAAGCCTCCCCTGGACCTCACGACTCTGATAACGGTAACtgctctttctttttctcagaAAGTAAAATGTGAAACACATTTCTCTTTACAGTTGTATTGAAAAACCAGAAGGGTTGTAATATGTGTTTTTGTTTGTCTGTGATTGCAGCGTTTAGAGAGTTCATAGAGCTTATGAAGAGGTCGAAACAGAGCTCCTGATTAATGGGATGCAAACAAGAActctttctttgttttgtaGTACTATTTAATGTTTCAACCATATCGCACTTAAGTTAAACCCAAGTGTTTTGTCAGTGACAATGGAGTGAAATTCTTGTTTTGTCTGTGACTATGTTAAGGAACCAGCCGACACctctttaattttaaataaatgtaacCAGTAGAATAAATACATATGATTAATGAGTGCCGCAGTGTGAGTCTCAGAATAAAGACACTAACCAGTCGAATAATCATGTTTAGTGACACATTCTACATTTCCAGATTTTATGGGTGGTGCAAAACCATCTCCGATAGTATCCATACAAAATAAATGCTAATAGAAAATCTGCAATGTAGTAACCAAAATGAGTTGTGTAAAAGAGTAGTGagatgaaaagaagaaaaggacattggaaaagagaagaattttattattagaaaagGAGACTATATGCTCTTCTTTAGGCTTTTCTCAGTGTTAGCAGTGGTGGgattctttttctttaatcACAGGATGAAAGTAAAAGATGCTATGCTTTCTTTCTTTAGTTCTCTTTATCTTTTatctaaatctaaaatatattttttgaaaactttatttagaaaatacaatctattgataaaaaaatctaaaaaaatatatcaacaaaaattcttgttattctaactCACagtctcaaatctacaatatttatctataaaaatgataattttcctaaaatagaatttttaaaatttttattttaaaaatacaacctactgatcaaaaaaactaaaagaatatttatctatcaacaaaaattcttattatcctaatttctaaattaataccCCATATCTACACTATTTTTCTACAAAATgataacatttctaaaatagaattattgagaattatatttaaaaatatatcatatcaatcaaaaatctaaaagaatgctcatgtatcaacaaaaattcttgttatcctaatttctaaataacaatccAATATCTACACtatttttctacaaaaatgataatttttctaaaatagaattattgagaattatatttaaaaatacatcatattaatcaaaaaaactaaaagaatgCTCATGtatcaacaaatttttttgttatcctaatttctaaacaacAACCCCaactctacaatatttctctataaaaatgaaaactttccaaaaatagaatttttgagaattttatctaaaatatacaatctattgatcaaaatatctaaaaaaaatactcatctatctacaaaaaaattcttgttatcctaaattcaaaatcacaaccccaaatctacaatatttctataaagaaattaaaactttcctaaaatagaatttttgagaattttatctaaaaaatacaactattgatcaaaaaatctaaaagaatactcatctataaacaaaaaaaattctttttatcctaatttctaaatcaaaaccccaaatacACACTGTTATTCACATAAATGAAAAcattcctaaaatagaatttttgagaattttatctataatatacaacctattgatcaaaacttttaaaagaatactcatctatcaacaaaaattcatgttatactaatttataaatcagaaCCCCAAAACAACAGtatttctcaataaaaaaaactttcctaaaatataatttttgagaattttatctaaaaatacaatttattgatcaaaaatcttaaaagaaaactcatatatcaacaaaaattctggttatcctaatttctaaatcacaacctcaaatctacaatatttctctataaaaataaaaactttccaaaaatagaatttttgagaattttatctaaaatatacaacctattgatcaaaaaatctgaaaaaatactcatctatcaaaaacaattcttgttatcctaaattctaaatcacaaccccaaatctacaatatttctataaagaaatgaaaactttcctaaaatagaatttttgagaattttatctaaaaattCAACTACtaatcaaaaaatctaaaagaatacacatctataaacaaaaaattcttgttatcctaatttctaaatcaaaacctcaaatccacactattattcacaaaaatgaaaactttcctaaaatagaatttttgagaattttatctaaaatatacaacctattgatccaaaaatctaaaaaaata belongs to Brassica rapa cultivar Chiifu-401-42 chromosome A07, CAAS_Brap_v3.01, whole genome shotgun sequence and includes:
- the LOC103831356 gene encoding carbamoyl-phosphate synthase small chain, chloroplastic isoform X2, giving the protein MAATTMTTTLGFVLPTSLSPRRGGFRVSVIRCSASPLTTSTGSAASVEKPWSTYDARLVLEDGSIWPAKSFGAPGTRVAELVFNTSLTGYQEILTDPSYAGQFVLMTNPQIGNTGVNLDDEESEQCFLAGLVIRSLSISTSNWRCTKTLADYLTERNLMGIYDLDTRAITRRLREEGSLNGVLSTEQSKTDEELLHMSRSWDIVGIDLISDVSCKSPYEWVDKTDPEWDFNTNTRDGKPYRVIAYDFGIKHNILRRLSSYGCQITVVPSTFPASEALKMNPDGILFSNGPGDPSAVPYAVETVKELLGKVPVYGICMGHQLLGQALGGKTFKMKFGHHGGNHPVRNNRTGQVEISAQNHNYAVDPASLPGGVEVTHVNLNDGSCAGLSFPAMNVMSLQYHPEASPGPHDSDNAFREFIELMKRSKQSS
- the LOC103831356 gene encoding carbamoyl-phosphate synthase small chain, chloroplastic isoform X1, whose protein sequence is MAATTMTTTLGFVLPTSLSPRRGGFRVSVIRCSASPLTTSTGSAASGVVEKPWSTYDARLVLEDGSIWPAKSFGAPGTRVAELVFNTSLTGYQEILTDPSYAGQFVLMTNPQIGNTGVNLDDEESEQCFLAGLVIRSLSISTSNWRCTKTLADYLTERNLMGIYDLDTRAITRRLREEGSLNGVLSTEQSKTDEELLHMSRSWDIVGIDLISDVSCKSPYEWVDKTDPEWDFNTNTRDGKPYRVIAYDFGIKHNILRRLSSYGCQITVVPSTFPASEALKMNPDGILFSNGPGDPSAVPYAVETVKELLGKVPVYGICMGHQLLGQALGGKTFKMKFGHHGGNHPVRNNRTGQVEISAQNHNYAVDPASLPGGVEVTHVNLNDGSCAGLSFPAMNVMSLQYHPEASPGPHDSDNAFREFIELMKRSKQSS